One genomic window of Wolbachia endosymbiont (group B) of Eucosma cana includes the following:
- a CDS encoding NADH-quinone oxidoreductase subunit D, with product MPDLKTMMLNFGPQHPAAHGVLRLVLEMDGEVIERADPHIGLLHRGTEKLIEYKTYLQALPYFDRLDYVSPMSQEHAYSLCVEKLLQCEVPIRAKYLRVLFCELTRILNHLLNISSQALDVGAMTPLLWLFEEREKILEFYERASGARFHAAYIRPGGVAADIPEGLIEDIAKFIEQFPKYIDDVDGLLTENRIWKQRTVGISEISIKQALDWGFSGPMLRAAGLAWDLRKSQPYEIYDQLDFDIPIGQNGDCYDRYLVRMAEIRQSISLVKQCIEKMPGGPIKTEDRKISPPPRAEMKKSMEALIHHFKLYSEGYHVPEGEAYVAVEAPKGEFGVYIVSDGTNRPYRCRIRAPGFAHLQALDFMAKGHMLADIAAIIGSLDIVFGEIDR from the coding sequence ATGCCTGATCTAAAGACAATGATGTTAAACTTTGGACCGCAGCATCCAGCTGCACACGGGGTGTTACGTCTTGTTTTAGAAATGGATGGTGAAGTGATTGAGAGGGCAGACCCTCATATTGGGCTTTTGCACCGTGGCACTGAAAAATTGATAGAATATAAAACCTATCTTCAAGCTTTGCCATATTTTGACCGCCTTGATTATGTGTCACCAATGTCACAAGAGCATGCATATTCGTTATGTGTAGAGAAATTATTGCAGTGCGAAGTTCCGATTAGGGCAAAATATTTGCGTGTTCTATTTTGTGAGCTGACAAGAATACTAAATCATTTACTAAACATCTCTTCCCAAGCGCTTGATGTTGGAGCAATGACTCCTCTTTTATGGCTCTTTGAAGAGAGAGAAAAAATACTCGAGTTCTATGAAAGGGCCTCAGGTGCAAGATTTCACGCAGCTTATATAAGACCAGGTGGAGTTGCAGCAGATATTCCAGAAGGTTTGATTGAGGATATTGCAAAATTTATAGAGCAATTTCCAAAGTATATAGATGATGTTGATGGTCTTCTGACAGAAAATAGGATATGGAAGCAACGAACTGTAGGAATTAGTGAAATATCAATAAAACAGGCGCTTGATTGGGGCTTTAGTGGACCAATGCTGCGTGCTGCTGGTCTCGCTTGGGACTTGCGGAAAAGCCAGCCATATGAGATATATGATCAGCTAGATTTTGATATACCTATCGGTCAAAATGGTGACTGTTATGACCGTTATTTAGTAAGAATGGCAGAGATTAGGCAATCTATCAGCTTGGTGAAGCAGTGTATAGAGAAAATGCCTGGAGGCCCAATAAAAACTGAAGATAGAAAAATTTCTCCACCACCAAGAGCAGAGATGAAAAAATCTATGGAAGCTCTGATTCACCATTTTAAACTTTACTCAGAAGGATATCATGTGCCAGAAGGTGAGGCTTATGTGGCTGTTGAAGCGCCAAAAGGCGAATTCGGAGTATATATAGTTTCAGATGGTACCAATAGACCTTATAGATGTCGAATAAGAGCACCTGGTTTTGCGCATTTACAGGCCTTAGATTTCATGGCAAAAGGACACATGCTTGCTGACATTGCAGCAATTATCGGTTCACTCGACATAGTCTTTGGTGAGATTGATAGGTAA
- the recJ gene encoding single-stranded-DNA-specific exonuclease RecJ produces the protein MLLDIEKRSITNALWKLQEADQREILTLIQRFELPEILARILVARGVNIENAHDFLYPLIKSLLPDPFHLLDMDKAVSRIIRAIKNNEKIAIFGDYDVDGATSSALINRYLRAIGTRSIIYIPDRVDEGYGLNTDALLQLKKNGIDLCISVDCGTLAYQPIEDAKVFGLDIIVVDHHLGTEKLPIAVAIVNPNRLDESSPYTNLAAVGVSFLLIVALNRSLREQGFFTNKKEPDLFDLLDLVALGTVCDVMQITGLNRAFVLQGLKVMSARKNVGLRVLFDALGILEKPSVSRLGFSIGPCINAGGRIGEASLGARLLSTDDDDDAHSIALKLIDLNNARKMLENEAILEATTQAENFAHLGVNFIMVSGNWHQGIIGIIASRLKEQFHLPTIVISLNNGIGKASCRSISGIDIGAAVLSAKFTNLIIEGGGHSMAAGFSIEEGKIGDLYDFFTERFANSTNDKIIKADGIVTAKAINLSLWNQLQRLEPFGVGNPEPRFIIQGAKIRKPEVIGVDHIKCFIADDNVMVKAIAFRSANTELGSAIMQGNVKSILGKISMNYWNGNEFVQFLIEDVLTIS, from the coding sequence ATGCTACTTGATATTGAAAAACGCAGCATAACAAATGCACTTTGGAAGTTACAAGAAGCAGATCAAAGGGAGATTTTAACTCTTATACAGAGATTTGAGTTGCCAGAAATATTAGCAAGAATATTAGTTGCTCGTGGTGTTAACATAGAAAATGCACATGACTTCTTATATCCACTAATCAAATCGCTATTACCAGATCCCTTTCACCTCCTTGATATGGATAAAGCTGTTTCTCGTATAATACGGGCAATAAAAAATAATGAAAAAATTGCAATATTTGGTGATTATGATGTTGATGGTGCAACGTCATCAGCATTGATTAATAGGTACCTAAGAGCGATTGGAACACGCTCTATAATCTATATTCCAGATCGTGTTGATGAGGGCTATGGATTGAACACAGATGCTTTATTACAACTTAAAAAGAACGGAATTGATTTATGTATTTCTGTTGATTGCGGTACGCTTGCATATCAACCAATAGAAGATGCAAAAGTCTTTGGACTTGATATTATAGTTGTCGACCATCACCTTGGAACAGAAAAACTACCAATCGCTGTAGCGATTGTTAACCCAAACCGCCTTGATGAGAGCTCTCCTTATACTAATCTTGCAGCAGTTGGAGTGTCATTTCTGCTAATTGTTGCTCTTAACAGAAGCCTACGTGAGCAAGGATTTTTTACCAACAAAAAAGAACCAGATTTATTTGATCTACTGGATTTGGTTGCTCTTGGAACTGTCTGTGATGTTATGCAGATTACAGGCCTAAATAGGGCTTTTGTTTTACAAGGATTAAAAGTTATGTCAGCAAGAAAAAATGTTGGCTTACGTGTTTTGTTTGACGCTTTGGGAATCCTTGAAAAACCAAGTGTTTCACGATTAGGGTTTAGTATTGGGCCATGTATAAATGCCGGAGGAAGAATTGGAGAAGCATCGCTCGGTGCAAGGTTGCTTTCCACCGATGATGATGATGATGCACATTCAATCGCGCTAAAACTAATAGATTTGAATAATGCAAGAAAAATGCTAGAAAATGAGGCTATTTTGGAAGCTACAACACAAGCGGAAAATTTTGCCCACTTAGGTGTAAATTTTATAATGGTAAGTGGTAATTGGCACCAGGGAATAATTGGTATCATTGCATCAAGACTAAAAGAGCAGTTTCACTTACCAACGATAGTGATATCTTTAAACAATGGAATAGGAAAAGCAAGCTGCAGGTCAATTTCTGGGATAGATATTGGCGCTGCGGTTCTTTCTGCAAAATTTACCAACCTAATCATTGAAGGTGGTGGTCACAGTATGGCAGCAGGATTTTCGATTGAGGAAGGTAAAATAGGTGATCTATATGATTTTTTTACTGAAAGATTTGCAAACTCTACAAATGACAAAATCATAAAAGCCGATGGCATAGTAACAGCTAAAGCAATAAACTTATCCTTGTGGAATCAATTGCAACGCTTAGAGCCATTTGGTGTTGGCAATCCTGAACCGAGATTCATCATTCAAGGGGCAAAGATAAGAAAGCCGGAAGTTATAGGAGTTGATCATATAAAATGTTTTATTGCTGATGATAATGTTATGGTAAAAGCTATTGCGTTTCGCTCTGCAAATACTGAGCTTGGCTCTGCTATCATGCAGGGAAATGTTAAATCAATTTTAGGTAAAATCTCTATGAATTACTGGAATGGCAATGAATTTGTGCAGTTTTTGATAGAAGATGTCTTAACCATTAGTTAA